AAATCTTCGGCAGGCTATAACCTGACCCAGCTGCTGGCCGGATCGGAAGGAACGTTAGCCGTATTTTCGGAGCTTTCTCTGCGGATATACGGAAGACCGGAGACGTTTCTTTATGCGAAAGCGGTGTTTCCTGATCTGCATCGGGTGTGCAGGACAGCGAACCGAATGCTGTATCAATCGGTTCAGCCCGGTAAATTGGAGCTCGTTGACGAATATACGATTCAGGCGATCAATGCCTACATGCGGACGAATTATGCGGTTAAACCGACGTTGTTTTTGGAGTTAAGCGGATGGGAAAGCACGGTCAAGGCCGAATGGGAGCGCGTCGAGGCCATCCTGAAGACTGAAGGAGCCGAGGAATGGAGCCATACATTCGACGGCGACGCCGGTGAACAATTATGGGATGCAAGACGGCATGCGGCCCTTGCCATTGCCGCATCCGCGCCCGGGAAGAAATTAATGACGACCGACGTCTGCGTTCCGTTGTCCGTATTGCCGGAAGCCGTCCTTTATGCCCGGGAAGTCATGCAAGCGGAGGACATGCAAGGCGCAATTCTCGGCCATATCGGCGACGGGAACTATCATGCGGTGTTTCCGGTTGATATGTCTCGCTCGGAGGAAGCGGAGAAAGCAGAGCGAATAAACGCATTCATTGTTCGCTTTGCACTGGAGCGCGGAGGAACCTGTACTGGAGAACACGGCATCGGACTCGGGAAAAAAAAGCATCTCGAAGAAGAGCAGGGAGACACGCTGACGTGGATGAAGAAAATTAAAGAACTGTTCGATCCAAACCATATTTTGAATCCGGAAAAGATTTTTTGAAATCAAAGCGATTTGGAGGAGGAGAAAGATGAGTATTGCAAAAGCTGAATTGAATTCGGAGCAAGTTGTAAAGGACGTATTTCCGATCGAGGATATCGATTATGTGGAGATATACGTAGGCAATGCCAGACAAGCCTGCTTTTATTACAGCAAGCTGTTCGGTTTTCGAATCGCGGCGTATAAAGGGCTGGAAACGGGTCATCGCGATGCCTGCTCCTATTTATTGCAGCGTGGCGAGATTCATCTGGTGCTTACTTCGGCCTATGAGCCCGGACATCCGATTGCGCAATTCGTTCATACGCACGGCGACGGCGTGAAAGATATTGCTTTCCGCGTCAAACGGGTTGAACAGCTGTATCATACGGCGATTGAAAACGGCGGAATTCCGCTGCAGCCGCCGCAGGCGATCGATGACGAGCATGGGACGATCAAGGTCGCACGGATCGGTACGTATGGAAATATGGTGCATACGTTAGTGGAACGCACGGAATATACGGGATTGTTTTTACCCGGCTTCAAAGAAGTGGACGAGAGCGTCGCTTCCTACGATACCGGCTTGTTCCGGTTCGATCATTTTGCCATTAACGTCGAACGGATGGACGAATGGGCCAGGTATTATGCCAACGTGTTCGGTTTTCATTTGCTCAATTCGTTCGATAAAGACGAAATCAGCTCGGAAACGTCCTCTTTAATGACCAAGGCGATGCAAAACGATACGGAACGGGTGAAGTTTCCGATCGTAGAACCCGCGCCCGGCAAAAGAAAATCGCAGGTGCGTGAGTTCATCGAATATAACCGGGGGGAAGGAATCGGACATATCGCGCTTGAAACCGACGACATCATCAAATCCGTTGAGAACCTGGAAAAGAACGGGCTCAAATTTCTCTATACACCCGAGGCCTATTATAACCTGCTGCCCGAACGCGTCGGCGAGATCGATGAGCCCGTTGACCGGCTGCAGCGGCTTCATATATTGGTCGATCGGGATGAAGAAGGGTATCTCCTGCAAATATTCGCCCATCCGATGGGGGACCGTCCGACACTCTTCTTCGAAATCATTCAGCGGAAAGGCTCGCGCGGTTTCGGAAACGGGAATATCCGCGCGTTATTCGAAGCGATCGAGCGCGAGCAGTTGAAAAGAGGAAATTTATAAAGACGGGGAGTGATGGATGTGACGCAGCGGCTCGCGGCTTGGACACAGCATACGCAGCGCTCTGCCCTGCAGGATATGCTTGAAATAACGAGCGGTCCGGAGTATATCTCATTTGGTCTGGGTTTGCCGAATGCGGCATGCTTTCCGACGGAACAGCTGGCGCTTTCAGCCAACGAAGTGCTGCTTCGGCAATCGAATCCGCTTCAGTACGCGCCTTCGTTCGAGCCATTGAAACGGCAAATTCAGGAGCTCATGAGCCGGCGCGGCGTAACTTGCAGCACTTCGCAAATTTTTCTCACCGCCGGGGCGCAGCAGGGCATTCAATTGCTGGCGCGGCTGCTGCTTGACCCCGGCGGGACCGTAATGACCGAAGAAGTGACGTATACGGGCTTTTTGCAAATTCTCGAACCGTTTCAGCCGCGTATATTGACCGTGCCGACCGATCCCGTAACGGGCATTGATGTCGATCGGCTCGAAACGATATTGCAAAAGGAGGAGCGCCCGGCCTGCCTGTACGTTATTCCAAGCGGTCACAACCCGCTCGGCTATACACTGAGCAGGGAAAAGCGGCAGCGGCTGGCCCGATTGGCGGCGGAATATGAAGTCCCCTTGATCGAGGACGATCCGTATGGATTTTTGGCGTATGACGATCTTGAACTTCCGGCGGTCAAATCGTTTCAATCCGATGGGGTCTATTATGTCGGTTCCTTTTCCAAAATTTTAGCGCCCGGCTTGCGATTGGGCTGGATCGTTGCGGACGAGGCGATCATCGAGAAGCTGTCGATCGTGAAGGAAGCGGCCGATATTAATACCGCGACGCTGACGCAGCGGATAGCCGCCGACTTCCTGGCAAAAGATGCATTTGAGCTTCATCTTCGTCATCTGCTTCTCGAATACAAGTCGCGGAGGGATTGCATGCTCGAACATTTATCTGCGCAGCTGGATGGAATCGGAGCATGGACAACCCCTTCGAACGGGATGTTTATCTGGGTTCGTCTGCCCGCGCATCTCGATGCGATGACATTATTTCAGGAATCGATCGCAACGGAGAAGGTAACCTTTTTCCCTG
This genomic window from Paenibacillus humicola contains:
- a CDS encoding FAD-binding oxidoreductase, with amino-acid sequence MSIIGDPERISTSESVRRQHGQDLTSYHAQHLPDAVLFPKNKDELREIVAYANQVKCPIVPYGLGTSVEGQVVPVRGGISLDFTRMNRILDIRENDFAVRVEPGVTRMQLNRELQKHGLFFPIDPGVDATLGGMVATNASGCSAVRYGTTREQVLGMEAVLADGSFIRTGSLARKSSAGYNLTQLLAGSEGTLAVFSELSLRIYGRPETFLYAKAVFPDLHRVCRTANRMLYQSVQPGKLELVDEYTIQAINAYMRTNYAVKPTLFLELSGWESTVKAEWERVEAILKTEGAEEWSHTFDGDAGEQLWDARRHAALAIAASAPGKKLMTTDVCVPLSVLPEAVLYAREVMQAEDMQGAILGHIGDGNYHAVFPVDMSRSEEAEKAERINAFIVRFALERGGTCTGEHGIGLGKKKHLEEEQGDTLTWMKKIKELFDPNHILNPEKIF
- the hppD gene encoding 4-hydroxyphenylpyruvate dioxygenase, which gives rise to MSIAKAELNSEQVVKDVFPIEDIDYVEIYVGNARQACFYYSKLFGFRIAAYKGLETGHRDACSYLLQRGEIHLVLTSAYEPGHPIAQFVHTHGDGVKDIAFRVKRVEQLYHTAIENGGIPLQPPQAIDDEHGTIKVARIGTYGNMVHTLVERTEYTGLFLPGFKEVDESVASYDTGLFRFDHFAINVERMDEWARYYANVFGFHLLNSFDKDEISSETSSLMTKAMQNDTERVKFPIVEPAPGKRKSQVREFIEYNRGEGIGHIALETDDIIKSVENLEKNGLKFLYTPEAYYNLLPERVGEIDEPVDRLQRLHILVDRDEEGYLLQIFAHPMGDRPTLFFEIIQRKGSRGFGNGNIRALFEAIEREQLKRGNL
- a CDS encoding PLP-dependent aminotransferase family protein codes for the protein MTQRLAAWTQHTQRSALQDMLEITSGPEYISFGLGLPNAACFPTEQLALSANEVLLRQSNPLQYAPSFEPLKRQIQELMSRRGVTCSTSQIFLTAGAQQGIQLLARLLLDPGGTVMTEEVTYTGFLQILEPFQPRILTVPTDPVTGIDVDRLETILQKEERPACLYVIPSGHNPLGYTLSREKRQRLARLAAEYEVPLIEDDPYGFLAYDDLELPAVKSFQSDGVYYVGSFSKILAPGLRLGWIVADEAIIEKLSIVKEAADINTATLTQRIAADFLAKDAFELHLRHLLLEYKSRRDCMLEHLSAQLDGIGAWTTPSNGMFIWVRLPAHLDAMTLFQESIATEKVTFFPGNVFAAGQNGNASSSFRLNFSFNDPGKIEEGVARLSRLVKRHL